A DNA window from Deltaproteobacteria bacterium contains the following coding sequences:
- a CDS encoding Fic family protein, with translation MKRRSMGRYRTVSTAGEPVRAFIPDPLPPDPPLKISPELRDELDRALIALGRLDSASAYLPDTNLLLYMYIRKEAVLSSQIEGTQSSLSDLLLFEMEAVPGVPIDDVEEVSCYVAALTYGLDKIRSGFPLSNRLLKEIHAILLKSGRGSRKDPGEFRRSQNWIGGTRPGNAVYVPPPPDAVQGCMGELELFYNNERGKISTLEKAALTHAQFETIHPFLDGNGRLGRLLITLILCNDAILHEPLLYLSLYFKNHRDEYYDLLQKTRLENDWEGWLSFFAKAILLTAEQSAETAKRLIRLAEEDRVAVRGLGRIAGSALMVHQSLMQRPLADAARLCQSTGLVPNTVNKTLKALEDAGMVREITGRNRNRVYAYRKFIDVMNEGTELL, from the coding sequence ATGAAAAGAAGGTCAATGGGGCGATACCGGACCGTAAGCACGGCGGGGGAGCCGGTACGGGCATTCATACCCGATCCGTTGCCTCCTGATCCTCCACTGAAAATATCACCGGAGCTTCGGGATGAGTTGGATCGGGCTCTTATCGCCCTGGGGCGGCTGGATAGCGCCTCTGCTTATCTGCCCGATACGAACCTGCTTCTGTACATGTATATCAGAAAAGAAGCGGTTTTATCCTCACAGATCGAAGGAACTCAGTCGTCCCTGTCGGACCTCCTTCTTTTTGAGATGGAAGCCGTGCCGGGCGTTCCTATAGATGACGTAGAAGAGGTTTCGTGCTATGTGGCAGCTCTGACCTATGGTTTGGACAAAATCCGATCAGGCTTCCCCCTTTCCAACCGCTTATTGAAGGAAATCCATGCCATTCTTTTAAAAAGCGGCCGGGGCAGCAGAAAAGATCCCGGAGAATTCAGGCGGAGCCAGAACTGGATTGGCGGAACACGCCCGGGCAACGCAGTCTATGTACCTCCTCCACCGGATGCTGTTCAGGGGTGCATGGGAGAGTTGGAGCTTTTCTACAATAATGAACGGGGGAAAATTAGTACCCTGGAGAAAGCAGCGCTGACCCACGCCCAGTTCGAGACCATACATCCCTTTCTGGATGGGAATGGACGGCTTGGCAGACTGCTGATTACGCTCATACTTTGTAATGACGCTATCCTGCATGAACCCCTGCTCTACCTGAGTCTTTATTTCAAAAACCACCGGGATGAATATTACGACCTGCTTCAGAAAACCAGGCTTGAAAACGATTGGGAAGGCTGGCTTTCTTTTTTTGCCAAAGCGATCCTTTTAACGGCGGAGCAATCAGCAGAAACAGCCAAGAGACTGATCCGGTTGGCCGAAGAAGACAGGGTTGCCGTGCGTGGTCTGGGTCGCATCGCAGGATCAGCCCTGATGGTCCACCAGAGTCTTATGCAAAGGCCGTTAGCGGATGCCGCCAGACTTTGTCAATCTACCGGGCTGGTTCCAAACACGGTCAACAAGACCCTGAAGGCTCTGGAGGATGCCGGGATGGTCCGGGAAATCACGGGCAGGAATAGAAACCGGGTATACGCGTATCGAAAGTTTATCGATGTGATGAATGAAGGAACGGAGCTTCTTTGA